ACCTTTTTGGGGTTTATTTTCGATCAACCTGAATCGTTTGACTTCATTACGAATACTAAATATTTCACCGAGAAAATGTTGAGCTCCTCCTTCGACTCAACACAGAACACGTGCGCAGTTAATCGTAAATCTCTTTTGGGTTGACCAAAGTTGCATATTTTCATACCATAAAAAGCCGATTTAAAgactgatttgtttgttttctatgaTGATTATAGAAACGTATGGAAATCTCAACAGCTATCCTTATTAtataaaagttattttcatataaaaaaaacattttccctttATACTTCCAGCGTAccgttttttaaaattctatATGTGCTATGTGAAACTAATTGAATTTAATCCAGTTTACTTTAAGTATCTTCGATTTTGAGAAACTCCATTATCAAGGAAGTGGCTTCCTCCAGCACAGTATGGGGAGTGTTCTGCTGTGATATATTTGCACACGGGGCTCGCCCTGCACAGGACAAAACACCTTTATCATTAATGTTTGCAAATGGcaacattttctagttttttatGACATTATGATTCAAGCTGCTTATGTTTATTGAGGACTGCACTActgtaatataaaaacaataagtGGTTAGGAAGGGGGCCGGGAGAGGCGACCATAACGTTCTAATAAATGAAACATTAGTCCCAAACATgtagacacaaaacaaaacatgttaagTCTAACTTCATTATTCACAGTAACTCTTTGAATAACTTTTAGCTCTTTAAAAATGTCTAGTTACTTGTGTTAAGTTATAGGATTTACCAAAGTTGTACTTTTACATAGTGCACACACAATGTTAAAAACGTAATAGAACCAATTCTTATGTCCGCACCCCTCCTGACCATGCACAATGTGCATTGCACATGATTAGCAAGTGTAAAAACCTAGCTAAGCAAAGTAGCTATGGTTGTTGTAGGGTTAGTGTTTTGGCTTTTAGTCCATGCAGTCAAGAAAGCATAATATTATAGCACTTAAGCAATAGCAATAAAGCCATAACCACTTGTCTCTTTTTTACTTTCAGCAAGAAGCTGTTTGAATAATCCTAAACCAGATGTGAGGTGACTGACACTGTACCCACAATGGAGGTAAAAAGCCAGTTTGCatatctacaaaaaaaaaaatagaatggaAAATATTGATTCACTAAAGTGTATGAGATTATAAATTGATTCATCAAACctgaaaatgtccattttgtCATCCATCAAGGGGGTCAATGATGAAGATTCATCCGCTGATCTTTACCGTTCAGGAGAAGACGACACTGCATCAATGCAATGGTCCGACAGCAATGTCGACATTCCACACAGCACGTGTGGTAAAGGTCAGTTTTAAACAGTCTATTTCTCAGTCCATAAGCAGCTTTAAGGAAAgcagtttttcatttctttccacTTGGCCAGGCCTGTGAGCAAGTCTGTCTACATCAGTAACTTCAATccaaatatatcaaatatgacatgtaaaaatgtaaatggcaATCCTTCTGTAGATATTCAGATTTGGCAATACGTTGTTTACTGATATACACCtaatcaaaaataataataaattaagttaaaacacatttacattataTCTTTTGGAGTAGACTTATGGTGTATGTGCTGATGCAGGCATAATTATACAGAAAGGAGCCTCAAATAAAAAGCTACAAATAGAGATCTTGAGATTGTCATGCATTAACTACACTTTAAACTGCAATTTACGGCAGCATACACTAGGTCGGGGTCCTGAGAAGTGTCCGAAAACTAAAATGAAGTGATCAGTCTCCACCTGTCTCAGCTGAAGACTGATCTCCTGAGCGCAGATGGACCGACTTATTCCATTCAGCAGGGTAGTGGAGGGAGTGGAATTAAGAGCGGATTTTATGATGAAGTCACATTCATaataatgaatcaaataaacatgaaaaccaaactttaattcattttctgtttggTTTTATAATATTTCTTCATTGTGCACACAAGTGCTCACATGTACTAAAAAGAATTCATGTCCGCCCCAAATttgattcaaacaattcagtgtgATTGGAAATGTTAGACGCAATAATAAAGCCCACAAAACCCAAACGAGATACTTTATCTTAATACTATTCACACTTGTAATTCAATTCAAGGACGTACATAAATACCAAATGAATGATTAAATAGAGGTTTACAGTTGAATGCAAAGTCAGGGTGTAAAATTGTACAGTATTCCCAGAAATTTCAGCTAGAACTTTCAATGAATGTTTTGTGgacacacattttgtttgaCAAATTTTTTTATCCCCACAGAGACACTAGCAACCTTATTGGAGGATCTGGGGTTGGAGCAGCTCTACCCTGAGAAGCTATCCCTGTGCACAGTACTTCAGATTGACAAGAAGACCATCACTGATGAACCTGTCAAGTGTAACTCAGATCTACCATGGTACTTTCTCAAGAAACTGATGATGGTTAATGTCACAGCTAGGAATGCAAAATGTACATCAGAATGTGAGCCAAACTGTGATGCTGCAGCAGTAAAGACAGAGTTAGATTTTTATGATCTGTTTGAGGATCTGAATTTAGGCGAAGTGCTAAACCCCCTCGACATAATCACCGCCCTCTTTCTGTGTTCTGATGGTTTGGTACGGCAGGAAATGGCACATAAAATGTCCATGTGTCAGTTTTCTGTGCCTCTGCTGCTTCCTAATTGTGACACAAAGCAGTGTACACTCATGCTTTGGGCCATGAGAGACATTGTTAAAAAGTACAGACCTCAATCCCTTACAGAATCCAAAGGATTTATTGAAGACAGAATTGTTCTCTCTAAACTTCCAATGATATCTTTTGTGAGACTTGGTGAGTGCTCCTTGTCAAAGTCAGAGATCCTTAATAAGCTTCTGAGTAATTCTCAGCAGTACCATGATACCTTTGTTCATCATGATATGGAGTGTGGTGACAGTCCAAGGAGAATATCCAATGGACTGGTTGAAATCACTTGGTACCTTCCTTGTGGGAACAAAAACATGGATGTCTTCAGTGAGCCAGTAGCTGTTGCTAACCTTCGTGGGGACATTGATTCATTTgaaacacaattttcatttttgtgtgaGACATCTGCAGCAGTTTTTGTGTTCTTCGACACTTTGGACTCTAAATGTGAGCTGCTTACCAACCAACGACAGAAGGCACAGATCTTCTTGGTTGGAAACCATCAAAGCCAGCGCTCCAGTATGGATGCTCTAAAAAAGGTAGCGACCAAGTTGGGCTTGACTAAAAGCAACATCCTTTTAAAGgctaaacaaatgaatgatgcCGACTTTGTCAAAAAATTGCGACAGACAGTCAGCAACGTTGTTGAGAACACGAAGATGAAGATGGGAATTGAGCAAATGGCTGACATTGCCCATGAACTGGGAATCTGGGTTGATGAAGACTCCCCAGAGTGCCAGACTGCCAAGAAAAATGCAGATGCCATCACCTCTGAAATTCAAGATATCCTTGAATACAAAGAATCCCAGCTGCCTTTGCAAGGCCAAATTTGGAAGGAACTGACTCTCCTAGAGAAGGAAGAATTTCGGCTTCGAAATGTTGGGTCTAAAAAAATAGAAGACTACAAAAGTGATCTtcaggaagagaaaagaaaacttcgGAAACAACAGAACTCTTATGACATGTCAAATGCAATGACATGTTTCATTCAGGCAATATCAAGCCCAGGGATAGAGAGGTGCTACTTCCTGAAATGGATGCGAATAAACCTTGATAATGTGTCCCGAAAGAAACTGTCTGATCTCAGGGAGCAGTacaaagaaaaatgcaaaaattcagaaaataaagaagaaattaAAGAAATTGACAGACAACTTTCCCAAAGCTCATTGGGGATTGAACACTTCTTCCGCGAAATGGGTCAGATCTATGAAGCTTCACTTTCCCTTCAAGAAAGAGTTCCATCACGTCAACAATTACAGCATCTGCCAAAACTCTGCGCAGAATTGTTACTTGATGGATTTCCCCTTGAGCTTGTAGATGGAGATGCATCCAACATTCCTCTCAGGTGGGTTAGTGAGGTTCTTTCTCAGCTCAATGACCTGATACCGAAGAGCAAGATTCTGGTAGTCACCGTCCTTGGAGTTCAGAGCACAGGGAAGTCGACTCTCCTCAACACCATGTTTGGAGTGCAGTTCGCAGTCAGCAGTGGTCGATGCACTCGAGGTGCTTTTATGTTGCTCATCAGAATCAATGAAGATGTTAAAAAAGTTCTGAACTGTGACTTCATGGTGATTATTGACACTGAGGGCTTAAAGTCACCAGAGCTTGCACAGCTGGACAATAGCCATGAGCACGACAATGAGCTTGCAACCCTTGTGGTGGGGCTGAGTGACATCACCATCATCAATATTGCAATGGAGAATTCCACAGAAATGAAAGACATCCTTCAAATAGTTGTGCATGCTTTCCTCAGGATGACAGAGGTGGGCAAAAAGCCCAAATGTCAGTTTGTTCACCAGAATGTGTCAGACGTTTCAGCTCATGAGAAGAACCTACGAGACAGGAAACTGCTCTTGCAGCAGTTAAACGACATGACCCAGGCAGCAGCCAAgatggaaaagaaagaagagagcaGGAGCTTCACTGATGTGATGGAGTACAGTCCAGACACTGGGAACTGGTACATTCCTGGACTCTGGAATGGAAACCCACCAATGGCACCAGTCAATGCAGGGTACAGCGAAGCCGTGTACGAGCTAAAGAAGAACATAATCCACATGTTGGGAAGTTGTAAATCAACTGCTAATGACGTAATGGAGTTCACAGAATGGATAGAAAGTCTTTGGAATGCCGTGAAGCACGAGAACTTCATCTTCAGCTTCAGAAACAGCATTGTGGCTGATGCGTACATGAGGCTGTGCACAGAGTTCAACAAATGGGATTGGGCAATGAAAAAGTTCATGTACACGTGGGTTCTGAATGCCGAAACAAGGATTCAGAACTTTGGAACAGTTGCTGGGAAATCTGAGATATCTGAAATGTCAGAATTTCTCACAGAGTTGAAAAGTGAAGCTCGCAAAGTGCTGTCTGCATGGGAGACAAAGCTTCTTGAAAATCTGGAAAAGTACTTCAAGCAAAGAGAGGGCCATGTCTATCTAGTGGAAGGATATAGAGAGAACTTTGGAAATAGTGCAAAGAGTCTTCGACGTGAAATTGAGAGCTCTGTGTTAAATCagctcacagcagcagctgacatCAGACAGGGGATGAGGGAACTTGATAAAATCAAGAAGAACCACACAAAACAATTagaagagagagtgtgtgcatTGATTGAAGAGTGTCAGAAGAAAAAAGTCCAAATGACAGAAAAAGAGCTGGACGAAGAATTTGACAAGATGTGGACTAAAACATTGAATGAACTCTCCTTTTCAAGAATGGAGGTCAAGGACATTTACAGCAATGTGTCTCAACACCTGAGACAAAATGTAAAGCACAAGGGAAGTCATGCATGCAAATtgttaagtaaaaaaaagctgcaaGATTGTGGAATGGAACCCTTTAACGTAACTGAAGGATTCTTCAAGAAAGTACAAGGATGGTTTTCCAGTCACCCAAAGGCTGTCCAACAAGTTGCAGACAGCATCATTTCAATTTGCATACAGTGTATAGCTGGAAAAATGCAAAGTCAAAACAATTATCATGATACTTACATCCAAGAGATTTTGAATTTGATCGATGAGAGGCTGAAAAACCATCAGGATGTTACGACAGACATTGGGTTTGAAGTTTCTCTCAAACAGCACATCTGTGGAATTGCAGCCAGAGAGTTTCAGAAAATGCATGAAAACTTCATAGAAGTGAACGATCCCTACAGATGCCTGAACCAAAACAAGGAAAAGTTCCTCACGGATTTTAAAGATGTCTTCAATGAACGAGACCAGTGTCAAAAGAAGGCAGAAGAATTCACGAGGAGATGCTTGAGGCCTGCAGTCAAAGACTTTGTCAACCGTTCCTTGGGTCCTGATATCATTGGTGAAATGCTGACGGACCAGAAGTTCAGCACACGAATGTTCTTCCAGTCTTCAGTTTTATTGGATTTGTTATCCAAGGATGTCTTTGAGAACTATCTGAGCTACATTTGCTCATATGAAGAGTATGTAAAGAAATGGATACTGGACCAAATGGTGGAGCACTTCTCAAACGGCTCTGCGATGTCAGAGTTTGAGGATCGACATCTCCTGTCAAGTATCAAGAGCATAAACGAAGCTATCGACAAAGCTAAAGCCAAAAAGAGTGGCAACCTGAAGTCATTTGTTCAAAATGTCTGCCAGGAACTTGGTGATAAACTGGTCATTTCCCAAGATGCTCTTGGTGCTTTCATGATCCTGAACAATGCCGACGAGGAACAGTTTGCTCACTGGCTGACTGGGTGGGTGACGGACATGGCACAGTTCCTTGGagaggagtttaaaaaaacagacatctTAACAAAACTAAAACAATTAAATGTGAATCCTCAGAATGAGCTTTGTGCCAAAATGATTGGATGTGGTAGACAGTGTCCGTTCTGTGCAGCACCTTGTGAGGCAGGAGAAAAAGTCCACTCCCAGCACTTTACCTCACTACATCGGCCAAAGGCTCTGGGTAGATACAGGTGGAATGAGACAGAAAAGCTTGTCACTGACGTATGCTCCTCTTGTGTGATCAGTGACACTAGATTTCGCTGCTCTGACACAAAGAATGAATGGCACCCCTACAAGCGTTACGCAGAGATTTACCCAGACTGGAGAATTGCTCCAGATGTAAGCCTTCAGGCTTCAGACTACTGGAAATATGTAGTGGCAAAGTTCAACAAGCAGTTTGCCAAAGAATTCACTGCAAAGCCTGCAGACATTCCTGTAACATGGAAAATGATTACACGTAAGCAAGCAGAAGCAAGCGTCAAAGTTTCCTTTAACACCAAATGAGAGACGACATGCTTTCTGGTTACAGAGGCACACATCCTCATACATTTACATAATGTTCTaatgcacatgtgtcaaactcataaCCCGCGGGCCATATCCGacctgtgaatgaattatcttcggcccgcatgatcaaatctatttactattagagctggcccgctgGTATATTGCACGCATCActataatactacaaatcccacaatgcactctgtgtgtCGTCGCGCATTCGCGGGCCCGCGACATActgcttgtgtcaactttcgttgtgtaccttatcatcgtcctttttaccgtaaaaaacataccaacaactttttactccgttaatttttttgtggtttttcccataaaatgaaaatacgaagcgtagccgctaaaccggaagtacgtagattttcgcAGTAAGAATCGAcacaaccgtctgtaatgacagcggttaccagggtaacaagaggagaaaagttcattaatggatataaataaataatcctagtctgacgggatgtgttagcagcagtatttgactacactcgctgctcttggctctgatatttattgtccatgtattgttttgcttcagtgagcagagcagagacagtttaaggaggtcgcagagtaaacggtccgccactggagtacATACGTCCcaacgtcagcgaaccgtcgatCGGACCGCCAGggccacccccccgtcagccgtttgTGCCGATCGGCAGTGGCCCGCGTTccgtcgaagtcggcagtatctggcccgaacctggaatgagtttgacacccctgctctaatgAATAGATTAGATCTTACTAAATTTAAAAGAGCTGAAAATATAGTGAGTACACATATTTTACGACAACAGCTCATAATAGGAAAATAGAAAGAAATCAATGCAGTGCTAAGATCACACAAAATATGTTTAAGTGatgttatgttttcttttttaatgaggAAAATTCTAAATACAGATATATTGAGGCAATTTATATGTAAGAGGCACAATTCAGAACATACTACATGTTTTGTGTTCAATTTTAGaatctgaaataaatgtttttgaggAAGATGCCAAATTTTATTGAAAAGATGGACACAGTGAATTAAATgccttgttgcttttgtttctaTGACATTTCCATCTTAAATAataacttttgttttgaaacgCCAATTAGTCATGAGGTATTGACATTCCTTTGATTAAGTTTGACATACAATTGTAGTTGGGATCTttgaatcttgtttttttattatttctgagaAGTACATTAAGCAAAATATTAACAATTTCAATCTCTCAAAACCATCAGTCTTAATGTTAACATGCATGCTGTTGTTTAGCCGTGCTTCATAATCTAATaagtctttgttttcatttctagtATCTGGTTTCAACCATCTACATATTTAGGTTCAGGTTTTCCCTTCTAGTTCAAATGTTCTATTGTTTTTGCAACATATAAATTTCcatatatttcttttatttgaacCATTCATTGGGCCTTCAACTATAATGACTCGATGTGCATAAAACTatccaaaactaaacattgtCTCAAAAATAATCATCTGCGATTATCaagtaacaataaaacaaatcaatagaTACCAACGATTCAATCAGAAGGCCTAAGATGCAGCTGGAAAACAGCCGTTCTGAGCCACGCTCTTCCTTCACTTCCGGATTTTCCTTCAGTATTCAGTCTCCTGACAAGTTACAAGACATTTCCGGTTTCAAAATTAAAACGTATAACACACTGATTTAACGCttttaacaaaacaatgaaaatgggaaaaaaatatatattctctaTGGGGTCTTGTTTACAATtatagataaaaaaaatgtttaaaagttaTGTATATGCTGAAATTCTCTGATTCTGATATCTGATTACACATATTCATcattgcaaaatatatatatatatatatatataaatttactcattttttcttttcttcttctgttaaAATGTATACTTACCTTTGTTCACCGTATCAATAAAGAGACACAATTGTCAAAGCGGCTATGAATGTCTTTAATGTTTCCCAGATCGAAATCACAGCATACAGTGTATAATAAcctctaaaataaaaacagaaatatcatcaccgcatttatttatatagtttaactatacctttttttaataatcatctttttttaaattccattaTCTaacatttttcttcatctcAGGTCTTGGGTATCTGAATTCAACAAAGAAAGTAAACACAAGACAACAGGTGCAACCTGATGCAATCGAGACCAAGCTGGAGATGCATGAGAGTGAGTGTGTCACTGCACTATGTGCGCTCCGTGCACAAACAACCTGACCTCAGATCTCATAATATCTCAGTGATAATGAAGCCATATTTTGGTTTGCTTGGCGGACTGTATTTTTCGGGCacctttaaataaaagtgaCCCCAAATCCAGCCACAGCGGTGTAAACCACGGGCCACAGCGACTCACTTCATGACACAGATGAGGCTAAGTGTGTGTCCACGTACATCCAGTCTGATCCACTGTTGGACACACGCTCACACTCTAAAAGTGCACAGGACTTTTCGCAGATGCATTTCATCCCGTCTCAACGGCTGCAAGCGTGAAACTCTCCAGTTGTCCTTCCCATCACTGTAAGGTCCACACTACCTCCTTCACCGCAATACAACACAGTGTGTGGAGGCAAAAAGTCCTGTGTGATTTTATTTCTCCATGAGGCATCGTATGGTGTAAAAGCCCTCACATCCATCCCACCTGTAATTAAGTAGCTACATATAAATACAGCTACATTTGGAATGGACGGATATTTATTTGGCCCTACTTTGTTTTTAGTGTCTCAGTTTAGAAATCCTGACCAGGAATCACAGGCCGAGCccccacaccttcacaccattaCGTCAGACAGCCCGTCAAAGCTGACATTTGTCCCGGCTCTTAGTCTCTTATCTGCAGTATAGTTGGATCACATGGTACATttcaagagaaaaagaaattatgGAACACAAGTTGTTCCATGGACTAAAATCCATAAAATCCTTCCATTGGAAACAAGCAAAAGTTAACTTCAGCATCTCTGGAGTGATGATGCATTTCTGTCACAGTGAATTTCTTGGTAAGGAATCATGATGCTACAGGATGCCTTGGCAATTGTGGACGATGCGAGGCAAGAgggaagaaaatgtaatttagtaAGTTATTAATGGGAAGCAGTTTTAAACCTCCAGCTTGCAGCCATTTTCTGTGGCAAACTGCACCTGTTGTCTTTTGTTGTCACAAAATaggcatttcattcattcacgaaaaaaagaaaaactaacaaatatttacaaatattttgtCTGTTGGATTCTTACacttaaaaatgtacagttttgATCCTCTTCCAGATGTTGCGTTACTGTCTCTGTCCGGCCACCCAGTTTGGTATTTCTCTTCACACATTCAGTTCCCGCAGTGGAGCAGCCGTAATGTCTCCCTCCAGTGTTTGCTTATAAAATAGACAGGGTAAAAGAACTAAATACCTTGTTAGAGTTTTCTCCTCTGGTGGTTTCATTGTTGCTGTGCTGTGGTGAGGTTTACCTCACAACCCCTCGCTGCCTCCTCATCCACAGGAACCCGTACAAAAGGGTTCACGTGTGTCTGGTCGGACATCGGACAGGATGTTTGATCCTCCGTAGGGCAGATAAGGTAGGTTTCCTCCTGGCAGACATTGTGGGTAGAAAGATGACCATGCCTTTGAATCTCCGCATTTTCCTTTCCGTTTTCTACATTTAAGGCCGAGTGTTTTTCCAATCTCCTCCCAAAGTCTCTTTTCCACAGCGTGCACCTTTTCTTGCCTTGCTGTCCATCATCGGTTCCACTGCATTTATTCACCCGCAGAACGCTCTTTTACATTGTGCACATTTCCCTTTCAGAGGGCGTACAAAATCTCTGACAGGAGCTGCCAGGTGTATTTCTCTCCCTTCTGTACCTCCCCACCCTTCCTGTTAGGCAGttataaaatagaaaacaaacaggCTATAGCTAGAGCACAAGCAAAGACAGCACCAGTGACTAATATCCCCCATACTGCACGTAGGCTACCGTGTGTTCCTGTGGGCTCAAACAACACCATCGTCCAATGTGTAAAACCCCTAGCAGAGAATCTCAGGGAGGTGGAGTGGGGCATCGCTGAGCTAAAGGCCTGCACATTCTCCCCcaaagaggaaaacacagaaTCTGAAACAGCAGTTGTGGCTTTCACCCTGTTTGGGAGATATGAGCGCTGTTTTTATGTTGCAGCTCCGCGTCGCAGCCGCCGAGCCCCACCGGTTACCCTCAGTGTGCTTAGTTTT
This sequence is a window from Pungitius pungitius chromosome 1, fPunPun2.1, whole genome shotgun sequence. Protein-coding genes within it:
- the si:dkey-85k7.12 gene encoding up-regulator of cell proliferation, with amino-acid sequence MEGVNDEDSSADLYRSGEDDTASMQWSDSNVDIPHSTCGKETLATLLEDLGLEQLYPEKLSLCTVLQIDKKTITDEPVKCNSDLPWYFLKKLMMVNVTARNAKCTSECEPNCDAAAVKTELDFYDLFEDLNLGEVLNPLDIITALFLCSDGLVRQEMAHKMSMCQFSVPLLLPNCDTKQCTLMLWAMRDIVKKYRPQSLTESKGFIEDRIVLSKLPMISFVRLGECSLSKSEILNKLLSNSQQYHDTFVHHDMECGDSPRRISNGLVEITWYLPCGNKNMDVFSEPVAVANLRGDIDSFETQFSFLCETSAAVFVFFDTLDSKCELLTNQRQKAQIFLVGNHQSQRSSMDALKKVATKLGLTKSNILLKAKQMNDADFVKKLRQTVSNVVENTKMKMGIEQMADIAHELGIWVDEDSPECQTAKKNADAITSEIQDILEYKESQLPLQGQIWKELTLLEKEEFRLRNVGSKKIEDYKSDLQEEKRKLRKQQNSYDMSNAMTCFIQAISSPGIERCYFLKWMRINLDNVSRKKLSDLREQYKEKCKNSENKEEIKEIDRQLSQSSLGIEHFFREMGQIYEASLSLQERVPSRQQLQHLPKLCAELLLDGFPLELVDGDASNIPLRWVSEVLSQLNDLIPKSKILVVTVLGVQSTGKSTLLNTMFGVQFAVSSGRCTRGAFMLLIRINEDVKKVLNCDFMVIIDTEGLKSPELAQLDNSHEHDNELATLVVGLSDITIINIAMENSTEMKDILQIVVHAFLRMTEVGKKPKCQFVHQNVSDVSAHEKNLRDRKLLLQQLNDMTQAAAKMEKKEESRSFTDVMEYSPDTGNWYIPGLWNGNPPMAPVNAGYSEAVYELKKNIIHMLGSCKSTANDVMEFTEWIESLWNAVKHENFIFSFRNSIVADAYMRLCTEFNKWDWAMKKFMYTWVLNAETRIQNFGTVAGKSEISEMSEFLTELKSEARKVLSAWETKLLENLEKYFKQREGHVYLVEGYRENFGNSAKSLRREIESSVLNQLTAAADIRQGMRELDKIKKNHTKQLEERVCALIEECQKKKVQMTEKELDEEFDKMWTKTLNELSFSRMEVKDIYSNVSQHLRQNVKHKGSHACKLLSKKKLQDCGMEPFNVTEGFFKKVQGWFSSHPKAVQQVADSIISICIQCIAGKMQSQNNYHDTYIQEILNLIDERLKNHQDVTTDIGFEVSLKQHICGIAAREFQKMHENFIEVNDPYRCLNQNKEKFLTDFKDVFNERDQCQKKAEEFTRRCLRPAVKDFVNRSLGPDIIGEMLTDQKFSTRMFFQSSVLLDLLSKDVFENYLSYICSYEEYVKKWILDQMVEHFSNGSAMSEFEDRHLLSSIKSINEAIDKAKAKKSGNLKSFVQNVCQELGDKLVISQDALGAFMILNNADEEQFAHWLTGWVTDMAQFLGEEFKKTDILTKLKQLNVNPQNELCAKMIGCGRQCPFCAAPCEAGEKVHSQHFTSLHRPKALGRYRWNETEKLVTDVCSSCVISDTRFRCSDTKNEWHPYKRYAEIYPDWRIAPDVSLQASDYWKYVVAKFNKQFAKEFTAKPADIPVTWKMITRKQAEASVKVSFNTK